The genomic stretch TCGATTTGGGAGACCTGATCGGGATTGAAGGATATCTTTTCCAAACCCAAAAGGGAGAGACGACTCTTCATTTAACCTCTGTCACTCTACTTGCAAAATGCATTCGCCCTCTTCCAGTTGTGAAAGAGAAAGACGGCGTTGTATATGATGCGTTCGCAGACGTGGAGCAAAGATATAGAATGCGCTACGTGGATCTAGTAGTCAACGATCAAGTACGAGATACATTCATTACAAGAAGTAAGATCGTTTCTGAGATCCGCAATTTTCTCACTTCTGAAGGATTCTTAGAAGTAGAAACCCCAATGATGCAACCGATCGCAGGGGGAGCCGCAGCTAGACCTTTCGTCACTCATCATAATACTTTGGATATGCAGCTATTCCTAAGAATCGCGCCTGAGCTTTACTTAAAAAGGCTGATCGTAGGCGGACTCGACCGCGTCTTCGAATTAAATCGCAACTTCAGGAACGAAGGAACTTCTACCAAGCATAATCCAGAGTTCACCATGATGGAAGCTTATATGGCTTACGGCGATATGGGCAAGATGTTAGAACTTACAGAGAAACTAATCACTCAGGTTGCCCAAAAGATCTGTGGTACTCTTAAGATTAAATACGGGAATGATCTCATCGATCTCAGCCCTCCTTGGAGAAGAGTGAAATACGTGGATATTATCAAAGAATATTCCGGAATAGACTTCTCCCAAGTAAAAACCTTAGAGGAAGCAAAAGAGAAAGCTTCTTCTGTCAAGGTAGATGCAAGCAAATGCACTTCTATATGGAAAGTTGCGGACGAAGTATTCTCGGAGAAAGCGGAGCCGAATCTTCTTCAACCAGTATTCGTTACGGATTATCCGAAAGAGCTTTCTCCTCTAGCAAAATCAAATCCGAATAATCCAGGTTATGTGGAAAGATTCGAGCCTTATATCGTAGGCAGAGAGATCGGAAATGCTTTCTCAGAGCTAAACGATCCTTTCGATCAGAAAGAAAGATTCGAAGAGCAAGTAAAGCAGAGAGAAGCAGGAGACGACGAAGCGTTCATGATGGACGAAGATTATATCCGAGCCCTCGAATACGGAATGCCACCTACGGGAGGACTTGGGATCGGAATAGACAGATTAGTAATGCTTCTTACCGATTCTCATTCGATTCGCGACACCATTCTCTTCCCGCTCATGAGACCGGAATAAGAAAAAACTAAATTAGTGATTCGTAATCATTAATTTAGACTGGGCATCCAGTTTTTCTTTCAGATCCTTTAGAAGGGATTTCAGACCATCCGCATTCGAAGCAGAAAGCGCGAAAGTGGTCGTATTATCTCTGGAAGAAAAACTCAATTGGATCTCTTTCGCGTTTAATACCTTATCCGTTAAATCCGCAGGAAGAATGGAAACGACTCGAACTGTATCTCCGAAGTCGGTAGAAGTCTTTCTGAGATTATGCCAGGTTTGATCCAACTTGATCGAGATCCCGATCGGAAAGCTTTCCTCGAAGGAACTCATATAGTATTCGATAAAGAGAGGCTTATCTCCCGTCTTATTATTTAAGATTCCCTTAAAATTCAAAGATCCGGGTTTACCCTGACTGCAAAACCAAGACGTAGGACAAAGCGGCCCGGAACGTAAAACTGTCTGCTCCACTACCGGCTCCGGCAAAACCTGGATTCTTGCAGAACAACCCGGAAGAGCGATAACTAGGAAGGAAAGAAAAAGGGACGCGATAGAAGGAAGAGAAATTCGGGCAAACATGAGTCGGATATAAATCTCCCAGGTAGATTTTCAGCTCCATTCTTCCCCACTTGCCTGAAAGGTGAAGTAAAAAATCCGTTTTCAGAGAAGCAGTGGAAAAGTTCCATGGCAATAGAACTATGATTTCCTATCCAAAAGAAAAGATCAATGTCCTCCTGCTGGAAAACGTGCACCAAGATGCATTCAACCTCTTCCAAAAAGACGGTTTCAATGTTCGCCTTCTTCCCCAAGCGCTGAGCGAGGAAGAGCTTTTGAAAGAGATCGAAAATGTTCATGTTCTCGGTATCAGAAGTAAGACCAATGTTACCGCTCCGGTTTTGAATAAGGCGAAACGACTGATGACCGTAGGCTGCTTTTGCATAGGCACAAACCAAGTGAATCTGGCAGAAGCGGAGAAGAAGGGAATTCCCGTTTTCAATGCTCCCTACTCTAATACTCGTTCCGTAGCTGAATTAGTAATCGCAGAAGTCGTAATGTTAGCCAGAAGAGTTCCGGATCATATTCGAAACACCCACGGCGGGGTCTGGAATAAGATCTCTAAAAATTGCTTCGAAGTCCGAGGAAAGACCTTAGGAATCGTAGGATACGGACATATAGGAAGCCAAGTTTCCGTCCTCGCGGAAGCGATGGGCCTGAAAGTGGTTTATTATGATGTGCAGACTGTACTTCCTTTAGGAAATGCAACTCCGATCGACTCTTACCAAGAGTTACTTTCTGTTTCTGATTTCGTTACCTTCCATGTTCCTGAAACTCCGGAAACGATGAATCTTTACGGAGCAAAAGAGATCAAAGCCACCAAGAAAGGCGCTTATATCATAAATTTATCCCGAGGAAAGGTAGTAGATCTGGAGGCATTGGCCGACTCGATCAAGGCGGGCCATATTGCAGGAGCAGGAGTAGATGTTTTTCCGGAAGAACCGGAATCCAATAACGATCCGTTTATCACTCCTATGCAGAATCTACAAAACGTGATCTTGACCCCTCATATCGGAGGCTCTACAGAAGAGGCTCAGAAGAATATAGGTTCAGAGGTTGCGAGTAAACTTTTGAAATTTGTAAACAATGGTTCTACTACGTTTGCGGTGAATTTTCCGAATCTGGAATTGAACCCGATCCCGCAGGGAATGTACAGGATCCTAAACGTTCACAAGAACCAACCTGGATTCTTGAAAGATATCAACAGCATGGTTTCGGAAATTGGGGCCAATATCAGTTCTCAACATCTGGGAACTAGCGCAGAAATCGGATATCTTTCTATGGTCATCAATATGAACGTAGGCGACGAGCTGAAGGAAAGAATAGAGAAACATCCCGGTTCCATCAAAACCAGAATTCTCTACTGAAACCTTCCTGCATTTTGTTTGGTTTGGTCTAAGATCGCTTAGGCCAAACACTTACGTTTGTATTCTCTCAGGGAAACGATCCCGCTCTTTTAGAAAAGCGATTTCGGAATAAAATATTTCCAAACTAAGAACTAAATGGAACCATTTCGCTTAATAAATTAGCATTTGAACCTTTGCATATTGGAAGAAGTTTCCTAAATGCAAGATCTCATTTCTCCTACAAAGCTCTGTTTACACTTTCAAAAACCTAGAAATCCATTCAATCTCCTGCTACATTTCCGAATTCGTTCGTTATATTAGAGAAAGACATAATATTTTAGTGCATTGCACGAATTTCTTCCGATCCCCAGCCAAATAAGGAATTACTGGTATAGAACTTGCTTCTTAAGTAAGGAGCGCTGGTCCGATGGATTTTCTCGATATCGTAAGGGGATCTTAATCGGAACGTAAGCGATCTAAATTAACCTTCAAAGGAATGATCGGGAGGACGCCGCCATGAAATACAATAGAATCCCTTCTACCCTTAATGTAGGCTTTCAGGTGCTGGACAATTCCAAGCTCAGGATTGCGGAAAATGTTCTGGTGGGAATCGTTCATAGAACGGACATCCCAATGGAACCAGGAACCAACCTATTCGTAAAAGTAGGAATGATCAGCCTATCAGGGTCCATTGATATCCCTATGAAAGTCATCAAGTGTGACCGAGTTTCCGATTCGGAATATGATGTTTTTCTGAATTATACGGAAAAGGATTTTGCTAAGATCCGAGAAATAGAAGTCCTGATCCAAGACCTGGCTTAAGCCGCTATCTTTTTCTCATCGGATACAAAAACACCGGGGACATCCCCGGTGGTGATCTTTTAGACTCTTTGAGAATTCTCTCTCAGAGACAGATTGTTTAGGCTACGAATAGATCCGCTTTCTGGATCATTGTTAAGGAAATTTTACTTGGGCTGGATTTTTCTGGGAAGTAAACGATTTCTTCTCCGATGAGTCTGCGATTTTTATCCAATTCGACTACGGAACCGTCTTTTAGATGTAAGATGATATCGATTCCACGATAGTTCACGTATCTTTCTAATTGCTCTTTAAATTTGCTGCTCACCATGTGCGCTCCCTACTACCAAACGTTGGGAGGAAGCGTATTTGAGTACGGTAAAAGTACAAGTTTTTTTTATTTAATTCCTCATAAATTCTTTATGTCTCAAGAATTTTTAGTACTTAACATCCGTGAATAAATTTTACGTTAGACGACACCCAGTAGTACGTTAAACTTATTTACTTCAAATTTGTTTGGTAGAATTCACGAAGAAGGCCAACCACCGCTTCCGGACGATCGTGATGCATATTATGGCCAGCATCTTCAATCTCAGTATATGTTAAATCTTTAATATGAGAAAAGACTTCTTTCGAATCATCCAAGGCCAAGTGGGTTTTCTTTCCATAGATTACCAGAACCGGGCAGGAAATGCTTTCCCAAAGATGTCTAGTAAATTGAGGACTAATAAAAACAGGAGGACCATTTTTATAAGAAGGATCGCTCTTCCACATAAACCCATCCTCGCTGGGTTTAGTTAAGGTTTCCGTAATCTTTAAAAGTCTATCTTCAGGAAGTCTAGGATACATTGGAGCAAGCCTTGCTGCAGCCTCCGCGACAGACCGAAAACTTTTTTGGCGCTTTCTATCCTTCCCTGCAAGACTGATCTCCCAGGAATCCAGCCAAGATCGGAACCTTCTCCTTTCTTTTTCAGGATCCGGAATCGAACTGAATCCTTCCAAGGCGACTAAACTTTCCACTCTGTCGGGATAAAGGCCGGCAATCCGAGAACCCAAACCTCCTCCCATGGAATGACCTAAGATATGGAATTTTTCAGGTAAGAATTGAGTGATGAAGCTTCTAGTATCCACAAGAGGAAGCATGAAATGATAGAAACCTTCTCTCAGCCATTCAGAGTCGCCATGTCCTCGATAATCGAAGCGATAGAGATCGAAATATTCGGAGAGAAATTCTTCTTGGAACAGGAATGTTTGAGAGGAATCCATGAAGCCGTGAAGCATGAGCAACGCTCTGCCTTTTCCGTTATCTCTCTTTGCATAAGCGAGTTTATATCCGCCGGATTCGAAAAAGCCGGTTTCCTGCTTCGTGTTTTTAGGGTCAGTCAATTCCATAATCCGGATTCATTGTATATTAAAAACGAAAGGTGCAAACCATTCCTTTCCGTCAGTCTGGAATTTTGGAAGAGAAAGTCTTCTAATTTGTTCGATATCCCAACTTTCTTCTCCCGAAAATAAGGACAAGAGTCCATTTAGAAATTCGATGATGTCTCTGTTCCATTCTTCTCCAATGGAAGACAGTTCTCCTGTAGAAGCAAGGCTCTCGAATTTTTGCTTCGCCTTCTCCGCTTGCATTTTAGCGCCTCGAATATTAGGCTTAACGAAAATCTTATTTAAGGAAATCGCAAGTTGGATCCATCCATGCAGCAGAAAGCGTCTGCCTCCAGTCTCCTTCTTCCATTGAAATTCAAATACTTCATGGAGCTCGAAATATCTTCCGTCCAAGTAAAGTTTTCTTCCTTGTGACCAAGCAAAATCGAAAGTAGAGTTTGCCTCTTTTTCCGTTTTGATCTTTTCTAGAATAGAGAGTATTTCCGGATCAAATTCCATGTTCTCCCCAATGTGCGGGATCGATCTTAGGAAGCGGATTCTGAAAAATGGGAAGAATGTCCCTTACATACTTTCTTCTTCTCATGCCTAACAATACTGTCCCATTTTTTAATATAGATGCAAGATCGATCACCATCAAAGAAGAGAGACTTATAGGTTTGTATCCTTCTGAATGAAATTTTGCAATTAGGTCCGTATAAAGATTTGCGAGTTTTTCGGAAGAACGGATCCGGATCTGTTCCTCCAAATAAGGCAATACGGTATTCAATACTCGGATATATTCCTC from Leptospira semungkisensis encodes the following:
- the lysS gene encoding lysine--tRNA ligase is translated as MSQELKETNELIQQRIQKIEGLKEKGIDPYPIRFFPDSDSASLIEGYAKNPSGPDKKFLLGGRLHSKRVMGKASFAHLKDKSGVIQLYATRDDLGEENYSLFKSFDLGDLIGIEGYLFQTQKGETTLHLTSVTLLAKCIRPLPVVKEKDGVVYDAFADVEQRYRMRYVDLVVNDQVRDTFITRSKIVSEIRNFLTSEGFLEVETPMMQPIAGGAAARPFVTHHNTLDMQLFLRIAPELYLKRLIVGGLDRVFELNRNFRNEGTSTKHNPEFTMMEAYMAYGDMGKMLELTEKLITQVAQKICGTLKIKYGNDLIDLSPPWRRVKYVDIIKEYSGIDFSQVKTLEEAKEKASSVKVDASKCTSIWKVADEVFSEKAEPNLLQPVFVTDYPKELSPLAKSNPNNPGYVERFEPYIVGREIGNAFSELNDPFDQKERFEEQVKQREAGDDEAFMMDEDYIRALEYGMPPTGGLGIGIDRLVMLLTDSHSIRDTILFPLMRPE
- a CDS encoding PilZ domain-containing protein, with protein sequence MKYNRIPSTLNVGFQVLDNSKLRIAENVLVGIVHRTDIPMEPGTNLFVKVGMISLSGSIDIPMKVIKCDRVSDSEYDVFLNYTEKDFAKIREIEVLIQDLA
- the serA gene encoding phosphoglycerate dehydrogenase; translated protein: MISYPKEKINVLLLENVHQDAFNLFQKDGFNVRLLPQALSEEELLKEIENVHVLGIRSKTNVTAPVLNKAKRLMTVGCFCIGTNQVNLAEAEKKGIPVFNAPYSNTRSVAELVIAEVVMLARRVPDHIRNTHGGVWNKISKNCFEVRGKTLGIVGYGHIGSQVSVLAEAMGLKVVYYDVQTVLPLGNATPIDSYQELLSVSDFVTFHVPETPETMNLYGAKEIKATKKGAYIINLSRGKVVDLEALADSIKAGHIAGAGVDVFPEEPESNNDPFITPMQNLQNVILTPHIGGSTEEAQKNIGSEVASKLLKFVNNGSTTFAVNFPNLELNPIPQGMYRILNVHKNQPGFLKDINSMVSEIGANISSQHLGTSAEIGYLSMVINMNVGDELKERIEKHPGSIKTRILY
- a CDS encoding DUF309 domain-containing protein; the encoded protein is MEFDPEILSILEKIKTEKEANSTFDFAWSQGRKLYLDGRYFELHEVFEFQWKKETGGRRFLLHGWIQLAISLNKIFVKPNIRGAKMQAEKAKQKFESLASTGELSSIGEEWNRDIIEFLNGLLSLFSGEESWDIEQIRRLSLPKFQTDGKEWFAPFVFNIQ
- a CDS encoding alpha/beta fold hydrolase: MELTDPKNTKQETGFFESGGYKLAYAKRDNGKGRALLMLHGFMDSSQTFLFQEEFLSEYFDLYRFDYRGHGDSEWLREGFYHFMLPLVDTRSFITQFLPEKFHILGHSMGGGLGSRIAGLYPDRVESLVALEGFSSIPDPEKERRRFRSWLDSWEISLAGKDRKRQKSFRSVAEAAARLAPMYPRLPEDRLLKITETLTKPSEDGFMWKSDPSYKNGPPVFISPQFTRHLWESISCPVLVIYGKKTHLALDDSKEVFSHIKDLTYTEIEDAGHNMHHDRPEAVVGLLREFYQTNLK